In Silene latifolia isolate original U9 population chromosome X, ASM4854445v1, whole genome shotgun sequence, the following proteins share a genomic window:
- the LOC141617325 gene encoding ubiquitin carboxyl-terminal hydrolase 14-like: MSDAMELLRSNLSRVRIPEPTNRIYKHECCVSFDTPKSEGGLFVDMSSFLAFGKDYVNWNYEKTGNPVYLHITQTKKVVSEDRPSKKPTILAIGVEGGFGTGEPEYEETYQIIVLPDYATLPFPSVELPEMIRLAVDTILRAEGAERKEQVAAWVAEKQVSAYATNLQQIYNGVSIAPSGWKCAKCDKTDNLWLNLTDGMILCGRKNWDGTGGNNHAVEYYNETKYPLAVKLGTITADLEAADVYSYPEDDSVVDPLLPQHLAHFGIDFSSLQKTEMTTAERELDQNTNFDWNRLQESADALQPLYGPGYTGLVNLGNSCYLAATMQVAYTTHAFSSRYYADISLKSAFDAAPADPTVDLNMQLTKLGHGLLSGKYSIPSSEKQEGIPPRMFKTVIAASHPEFSTMRQQDVLEFFLHLLEQVEKVNSGNPKSDPSRNFKFGIEDRIQCPSGKVTYNKRFDYILSLNIPLHEATNKDQLEAFQKMKVEAESEGKDIPVDEVVRPRVPLETCLASYSAPEEVMDFYSTALKSKITATKTTGLTSFPDCLVLHMRKFVMEDGWVPKKLDVYIDVPDIIDISHMRSRGLQPEEELLPEGADFSEAEQSIRLEANEEIVSQLLSMGFGQNICEKAAISTSNAGVEEAMNWLLSHLDDPDINAPIEKYQSPPTSVDQSKVDTLVTFGFQEELARKALVATGGDIEKATDWIFSNPNASSTSDMDTSSSSTAAAAADSELPDGTGRYKLLGFVSHMGTSTHCGHYVAHICKDGKWVLYNDEKVGASLNPPKDMGYLYFFERLKE; the protein is encoded by the exons ATGTCGGACGCCATGGAACTTCTACGGTCTAACCTTTCTCGTGTTCGAATCCCCGAACCAACCAATCGCATCTACAAACATGAATGCTGCGTTTCTTTCGATACTCCG AAATCCGAAGGAGGATTGTTCGTAGATATGAGCTCGTTCCTCGCATTTGGGAAAGATTATGTGAATTGGAACTACGAGAAGACAGGGAATCCTGTTTATTTGCACATTACACAAACAAAGAAGGTGGTTTCAGAAGACCGCCCTTCCAAGAAACCAACTATTTTAGCCATAG GTGTGGAAGGGGGCTTTGGAACTGGTGAACCTGAATATGAAGAAACGTATCAAATCATTGTATTGCCAGATTATGCAACTCTCCCATTTCCCTCTGTCGAGTTGCCAGAAATG ATAAGGTTAGCAGTTGATACAATTTTAAGGGCTGAGGGTGCAGAACGGAAAGAGCAAGTTGCAGCTTGGGTGGCTGAGAAGCAAGTCAGTGCCTATGCTACAAATTTGCAACAGATCTATAATGGCGTCAGTATTGCACCTTCTGGGTGGAAATGTGCAAAATGTGATAAAACAGATAATCTTTGGTTGAATCTAACTGACGGAATGATCCTCTGTGGAAGAAAAAATTGGGATGGCACAGGTGGCAACAACCATGCTGTTGAGTACTATAATGAGACAAAATACCCTCTTGCAGTGAAGCTTGGCACTATAACCGCTGATTTGGAGGCAGCAG ATGTTTACTCTTATCCGGAGGATGACAGTGTCGTTGACCCACTTCTGCCACAACATTTGGCTCATTTTGGCATTGATTTCTCTTCATTGCAAAAA ACTGAAATGACAACTGCGGAAAGGGAGCTTGACCAGAATACCAACTTTGACTGGAATCGTCTACAAGAAAGTGCAGATGCACTTCAACCCCTATATGGACCTGGTTATACTGGACTTGTCAATCTGGGCAACAG TTGTTACTTGGCTGCAACTATGCAAGTGGCATATACTACACATGCTTTTAGCTCTAG GTACTATGCAGATATAAGCTTGAAAAGCGCTTTTGATGCTGCTCCTGCTGATCCGACAGTGGACCTAAACATGCAATT GACAAAACTAGGTCATGGATTGTTGTCTGGTAAATACTCAATTCCGTCATCAGAG AAACAAGAAGGCATCCCTCCCCGAATGTTCAAGACTGTTATTGCCGCCAGTCATCCTGAATTTTCGACCATGAGACAGCAG GATGTGTTGGAGTTTTTCTTGCATCTTCTTGAACAAGTTGAGAAGGTTAATTCAGGGAACCCGAAGTCGGATCCCTCGAGAAATTTCAAGTTTGGTATTGAAGATCGAATTCAGTGTCCATCTGGAAAAGTTACTTATAACAAGCGATTTGACTACATTTTGTCTCTCAACATTCCGTTGCATGAAGCTACAAATAAAG ATCAATTGGAAGCATTTCAGAAAATGAAAGTTGAAGCTGAATCTGAAGGGAAAGACAT CCCTGTAGATGAAGTTGTTCGGCCAAGAGTGCCTCTAGAAACCTGCTTAGCTAGCTATTCTGCTCCGGAGGAGGTGATGGATTTCTATAGTACAGCTTTGAAATCTAAGATCACTGCGACAAA AACTACTGGTCTGACATCATTTCCTGATTGTCTTGTGCTGCACATGAGAAAATTTGTTATGGAGGATGGTTGGGTGCCTAAAAAGCTTG ATGTCTACATAGATGTACCTGATATTATAGACATCAGCCACATGCGAAGCAGAGGTCTTCAACCTGAGGAAGAGCTTTTACCTGAGGGAG CTGATTTTAGTGAAGCAGAACAGTCGATAAGACTTGAAGCAAACGAGGAAATCGTATCTCAGCTTTTATCCATGGGATTCGGGCAAAACATTTGTGAAAAAGCTGCGATAAGTACTTCAAATGCTGGAGTTGAAGAGGCCATGAATTGGTTACTTTCTCACTTGGATGATCCTG ATATAAATGCTCCTATAGAAAAGTATCAAAGCCCTCCCACTTCAGTTGACCAATCAAAAGTTGACACATTGGTTACATTTGGTTTCCAAGAAGAACTTGCTCGGAAGGCTCTCGTGGCCACT GGTGGAGATATTGAGAAAGCAACTGACTGGATATTTAGCAATCCAAACGCGTCATCAACCTCTGACATGGACACATCTAGCAGTAGTACTGCAGCAGCTGCAGCTGACTCTGAGCTACCTGATGGCACTGGAA GATACAAACTCCTTGGATTTGTCAGTCACATGGGAACTTCAACTCACTGTGGGCATTACGTTGCTCACATCTGTAAAGATGGAAAGTGGGTGCTCTACAACGACGAAAAAGTCGGAGCTTCCCTCAATCCGCCAAAGGACATGGGATACCTCTACTTTTTCGAGAGATTGAAGGAGTGA
- the LOC141620450 gene encoding uncharacterized protein LOC141620450: MEIHTLGASFDPRHNFRAFKSKDVSKLAGKYYPQDFSSNDRHALYLECGFFVADVQNDSKFKNTTSVSDLCRRMVEFDKNWLYPMIYRLICLILTLPVSTTTMERAFSSMNIVKSKLRNKMNDEFLDDLIVLYIERTFADSINNDVVISEFELGGSRRVKFS; this comes from the coding sequence ATGGAGATTCATACTCTTGGTGCTTCATTTGATCCACGTCACAATTTTCGAGCATTCAAAAGTAAAGATGTGAGCAAACTTGCTGGAAAGTATTATCCTCAAGACTTTTCGTCAAATGATAGACATGCTCTTTATTTAGAGTGTGGGTTCTTTGTTGCAGATGTTCAGAATGATTCAAAATTTAAAAATACAACTTCGGTATCTGATTTGTGTCGACGGATGGTTGAATTTGATAAGAATTGGCTTTATCCTATGATTTATCGATTAATTTGTCTTATCTTGACTCTTCCAGTTTCAACAACTACAATGGAGAGAGCATTTTCAAGTATGAACATCGTTAAAAGCAAACTAAGAAATAAGATGAACGATGAATTTCTCGATGATTTGATAGTGCTTTATATTGAAAGGACATTTGCAGATAGTATTAACAATGATGTTGTAATATCTGAATTTGAACTCGGTGGATCTCGTAGGGTAAAATTTAGTTAG